In Paenibacillus algicola, a genomic segment contains:
- a CDS encoding DUF3024 domain-containing protein, whose translation MDNFTIKRIEKILDGYIDLKVPVHVRSSVNLQYEWNNNTLTLCERRPDLPKKEWVRSNIVQFVRNNEGWHVYAGKEDGSFVPVSTIRPDPDFEKQLEQVELDSEGLFWIS comes from the coding sequence ATGGACAACTTCACGATCAAAAGGATTGAGAAAATACTGGACGGCTACATTGACCTGAAAGTGCCGGTTCATGTACGGTCTTCTGTCAACTTGCAATATGAGTGGAATAACAACACCTTAACCTTGTGTGAAAGAAGGCCTGACCTGCCAAAGAAAGAATGGGTCCGCTCTAACATTGTGCAATTTGTCCGGAACAATGAAGGCTGGCATGTATATGCCGGTAAGGAGGACGGGAGCTTTGTTCCCGTTTCTACGATCCGGCCCGATCCTGATTTTGAGAAGCAGCTGGAGCAGGTTGAACTGGACAGCGAAGGGCTGTTCTGGATATCTTGA